From Melitaea cinxia chromosome 3, ilMelCinx1.1, whole genome shotgun sequence, one genomic window encodes:
- the LOC123669607 gene encoding DNA excision repair protein ERCC-5 encodes MGVTGLWRLIEPAGKPVPVETLENKVLAVDISIWLHQMVKGYQDAKGAPVANAHLIGLFQRLCKLLYFRIKPVFVFDGGFPELKKETIAKRQDSKSKYNSQSERLKREIALLLGKKTAISTLLGKQISPKKNKQVENNDIFKLPELPEQDKESDSESESEDDHSTSTSSVDLHSIDLESEKIKSMPLKEKYDLLVELKETRKMNSWGKLHTLPKDSNNFSNFQMERLLKRRKLQECLEETEKEMGDGCMSLNELESLLNEEGIDTKIENLPNRRIASDNTTRYLFISNVHQALADAKKREINIQKQADTNEPSTSASINESELCKPSDNETSKSPKHDELEDDLQRAIQMSLECMDESEASVCASKTDESWTSYLTDSDYSDDESDGYEPPDMSSAKAYIKQYSDFTHKAIDGIVAPKEKDKIERKKMKVDKIIEELGQDKTIIDDNIQLLSSDDEDVIEETVSENANIKTIVEVTKNENIKADIKATGDNVNDMNDTQASVVFVENSENQFISLETSLDDVSELNDKKLSLEKEVQESSSSSEDEFEEVSDNDQKKNDPVVELTLNMGANIEDDIFADIFDVKDNNKEKSNATNISECSDKEKIKEDDKNKYNDVKIQETELNKETQTKPTITKKEELAVSVEKGDTQKMVTDRISSDESENKSTETETGDKRKTKRAFEKEIISTEKLNTMVTEIENEEEELLQEKGRLDRIGRNITEEITKEAQELLRVFGIPYIVAPMEAEAQCAFLENVKLTDGTITDDSDIWLFGGQTVYKNFFNQKKHVLQYLSERIEKSFNLTREQLILLALLVGSDYTTGVTGVGPVTALEILASFPFNKKRLLKECPNKQALYQEIVTGLQEFKKWVKAGKRTDNVNLKKKLKNVTLTDDFPSVRVVQAYMEPNIEKSEDKFTWGNIDITILRDYTKAKFGWSQNKLDEIIKPVLKRLLERKNQKTVHDYFKRKIEIETLENQMSKRVKAAVHKMGPSSENIDEQTEKTENVAKPKKIIVSNKKTSGSKGPKAKRSKNDETALIDGVVKTSTSKDTENKFDITVPKTGRFQEIIPQREKDKQNLLENKLKAIEMFRKTKIDTKRKTTKRKLPVPKDKAELSESSDSD; translated from the exons ATGGGAGTCACTGGACTGTGGCGTCTTATTGAGCCTGCCGGCAAACCGGTGCCAGTTGAGACACTTGAGAATAAAGTTTTAGCAGTTG ACATTTCAATATGGTTGCATCAGATGGTGAAAGGATATCAAGATGCAAAAGGAGCGCCTGTTGCCAATGCACATCTTATTGGTCTCTTTCAACGTCTTTGCAAATTGCTATACTTTAGAATAAAACcagtttttgtttttgatgGAGGTTTCCCagagttaaaaaaagaaactatt GCTAAAAGACAAGATAGCAAATCAAAGTATAATTCTCAATCTGAAAGACTGAAACGAGAAATAGCTCTACTTTTAGGCAAAAAGACGGCAATTAGTACTTTACTGGGCAAACAAATATcaccaaagaaaaataaacaagttgaaaacaatgatatatttaaattacctgAATTACCTGAACAAGATAAAGAATCAGATTCTGAATCaga aTCAGAAGATGACCATAGTACAAGCACATCAAGTGTTGATTTACACTCGATCGATTTAGaatctgaaaaaataaaaagtatgccCTTGAAGGAGAAATATGATTTACTTGTTGaattaaaagaaacaagaaAAATGAACTCATGGGGAAAACTTCATACTTTACCAAAAGACAGCAATAATTTCTCTAATTTCCAA ATGGAAAGATTACTAAAAAGAAGAAAACTTCAAGAATGTCTTGAGGAAACTGAAAAAGAAATGGGTGATGGATGTATGTCTTTAAATGAATTAGAGTCTTTGCTTAATGAAGAAGGTATTGAcactaaaattgaaaatttgccTAATCGTCGCATAGCTTCTGATAACACCACaagatatttattcattagCAATGTTCATCAAGCCTTAGCTGATGCAAAGAAAAGAGAAATAAATATCCAAAAACAGGCAGATACTAATGAACCTAGTACTTCAGCTAGCATAAATGAATCAGAATTATGTAAACCTTCAGATAATGAAACAAGTAAATCACCAAAACATGATGAATTAGAAGATGACTTGCAAAGAGCAATACAAATGTCATTAGAATGTATGGATGAAAGTGAAGCAAGCGTTTGTGCATCAAAGACTGATGAATCTTGGACTTCTTATTTAACAGATTCGGACTACAGTGATGACGAAAGTGATGGCTATGAACCGCCAGACATGTCGTCAGCAAAAGCTTATATAAAGCAATACAGTGACTTTACACATAAAGCTATAGATGGTATAGTTGCGCCgaaagaaaaagataaaattgaaagaaaaaaaatgaaagttgataaaataatagaagAGCTTGGCCAAGATAAAACTATAATTGACGATAATATACAATTACTGTCTAGTGATGATGAGGATGTCATAGAAGAGACAGTAAGTGAGAATGCAAATATCAAGACAATAGTAGAGgtaacaaaaaatgaaaatattaaagcgGATATAAAAGCAACTGGTGATAATGTCAATGACATGAATGATACACAAGCTTCAGTTGTTTTCGTCGAAAATTCTGAAAATCAGTTTATATCACTTGAAACAAGCTTAGATGATGTATCAGaattaaatgacaaaaaattaagtttagaAAAGGAAGTTCAAGAATCATCAAGTTCAAGTGAAGATGAATTTGAAGAAGTATCAGATAATGATCAGAAAAAAAATGATCCAGTGGTGGAATTAACTTTGAATATGGGTGCGAATATTGAAGATGATATTTTCGCGGATATTTTTGATGTCAAAGATAACAACAAGGAGAAATCGAATGCTACAAATATATCTGAATGTTctgataaagaaaaaataaaagaagatgataaaaataaatacaatgatGTCAAAATACAAGAAACAGAACTAAACAAAGAAACACAAACTAAACcaactattacaaaaaaagaagaACTTGCAGTCAGTGTAGAAAAGGGCGATACACAAAAAATGGTTACTGATAGAATATCAAGTGATGAATCTGAAAATAAAAGTACTGAAACAGAAACTGGCGataaacgaaaaacaaaaagagcctttgaaaaagaaataatttcaaCAGAGAAACTAAATACAATGGTTACTGAAATCGAAAATGAGGAAGAGGAGTTACTACAAGAAAAAGGGCGCTTAGACCGAATAGGTCGTAATATAACTGAAGAAATTACAAAGGAAGCACAAGAATTGCTCCGAGTTTTTGGTATTCCATACATTGTAGCACCTATGGAAGCAGAAGCGCAATGTGCTTTTCTAGAAAATGTGAAACTAACAGATGGCACAATTACGGATGATAGTGATATATGGCTTTTTGGAGGCCAAACTGTTTACAAAAATTTCTTCAATCAGAAAAAACATGTTCTTCAGTATCTAAGTGAGAGGATCGAAAAATCTTTTA ACTTAACGCGTGagcaattaatattattagctCTCTTGGTTGGTAGTGATTACACAACCGGAGTGACTGGTGTTGGTCCAGTTACTGCACTAGAAATATTAGCATCATTTCCATTTAATAAGAAAAGATTACTTAAAGAATGTCCAAATAAGCAGGCCCTTTATCAAGAAATTGTTACTGGTTTACAAGAATTTAAGAAATGGGTAAAAGCTGGAAAACGAACCGACAATGTTAACTTAAAGaagaaattgaaaaatgttACATTGACTGATGATTTTCCAAGTGTGAGG gTAGTTCAGGCATACATGGAAccaaatatagaaaaaagtgaAGACAAATTTACATGGGGTAATATTGATATAACAATACTAAGAGACTACACTAAAGCTAAGTTTGGCTGGTCACAAAATAAGCTAGATGAAATTATAAAGCCTGTTTTAAAGAGATTACTTGAGcgaaaaaatcaaaaaacagTCCacgattattttaaaagaaaaattgaaattgaaacatTAGAAAATCAAATGAGCAAAAGAGTTAAAGCTGCAGTACACAAAATGGGTCCATCATCTGAAAATATTGATGAACAGACAGAAAAAACAGAAAATGTTGCAAAaccaaagaaaataattgttagtaataaaaaaaccaGTGGCTCTAAAGGACCAAAAGCCAAGAGAAGCAAAAATGATGAAACAGCGCTTATTGATGGAGTTGTTAAAACATCTACATCAAAGGATACTGAAAATAAATTCGATATAACTGTGCCTAAGACGGGAAGATTCCAGGAGATAATACCTCAAAGGGAAAAAGATAAACAGAacttattagaaaataaattgaaagcTATAGAAATGTTTCGAAAAACTAAGATTGATACCAAGAGAAAGACAACAAAAAGGAAGCTTCCGGTGCCTAAAGATAAAGCAGAGTTATCCGAAAGTAGTGACAGTGATTAG
- the LOC123669228 gene encoding suppressor of hairless protein, with product MPHQYGAGAGGMGGGPPSPPPQHGALYPRYAAAAGPGAGAYRPEERRLTREAMERYLRDRSDMVVVILHAKVAQKSYGNEKRFFCPPPCIYLFGDGWRLRRERMLREGETEQASQLCAFIGIGNSDQDMQQLDLNNGKQYCAAKTLYISDSDKRKHFMLSVKMFYGNGHDIGIFNSKRIKVISKPSKKKQSLKNADLCIASGTKVALFNRLRSQTVSTRYLHVENGNFHASSTQWGAFTIHLLDDNESESEEFAVRDGYVHYGSTVKLVCSVTGMALPRLIIRKVDKQMALLEADDPVSQLHKCAFYMKDTERMYLCLSQERIIQFQATPCPKEPNKEMINDGACWTIISTDKAEYQFYEGMGPVRSPVTPVPLVHSLNLNGGGDVAMLELAGDNFTPSLQVWFGDVEAETMYRCAESMLCVVPDISQFRGQWLWVRQPTQVPVSLVRNDGIIYATGLTFTYTPEPGPRPTCPPVDDVMRPEHAWHDAHRLPDALQ from the exons ATGCCTCACCAGtacggcgcgggcgcgggcggcatGGGCGGGGGTCCGCCGTCGCCGCCGCCGCAGCACGGCGCGCTGTACCCGCGCTACGCCGCCGCCGCGGGCCCCGGCGCCGGCGCCTACCGCCCCGAGGAGCGCCGACTGACACGCGAAGCCATGGAGAGATACCTACGCGATCGCTCTGACATGGTCGTAGTCATTTTACACGCTAAAGTTGCTCAAAAATCTTACGGAAACGAGAAGCGTTTCTTCTGTCCTCCGccttgtatatatttattcggTGATGGCTGGCGGCTGAGGCGTGAACGGATGTTGCGTGAGGGAGAAACAGAGCAAGCCTCTCAGCTGTGTGCGTTCATTGGTATCGGTAACTCGGACCAGGACATGCAGCAACTTGACCTTAATAATGGCAAGCAATATTGTGCTGCAAAGACATTGTACATATCAGATTCAGATAAGCGAAAACATTTCATGCTCTCCGTCAAAATGTTTTATGGTAATGGTCATGATATTggtatatttaatagtaaaagaaTTAAAGTTATATCTAAGCCTTCAAAGAAGAAACAATCTTTAAAGAATGCAGATTTGTGTATTGCTAGTGGAACCAAGGTAGCTCTGTTCAATAGACTGAGATCACAGACTGTATCAACGAGGTATCTCCATGTTGAAAATGGAAATTTTCATGCGTCTTCAACTCAATGGGGAGCATTTACTATTCATTTGCTAGATGACAATGAGAGTGAGTCAGAGGAATTTGCAGTGAGGGATGGATATGTACACTATGGCTCAACTGTAAAGCTTGTATGCTCAGTGACGGGGATGGCCCTACCTAGGCTCATTATAAGGAag gTGGATAAACAAATGGCCCTGCTAGAAGCCGATGACCCTGTGTCTCAACTGCACAAGTGTGCCTTCTACATGAAGGACACAGAACGCATGTACCTGTGTCTCTCGCAAGAGAGAATCATACAGTTCCAAGCCACTCCGTGTCCTAAGGAGCCAAATAAAGAGATGATAAATGATGGGGCCTGTTGGACAATCATATCAACAGATAAGGCAGAGTACCAGTTTTATGAAGGAATGGGTCCAGTCAG ATCACCAGTGACGCCAGTTCCACTGGTTCACTCGTTGAACCTCAACGGCGGAGGCGATGTCGCGATGTTAGAACTAGCGGGAGATAACTTCACGCCCTCCTTGCAAGTGTGGTTCGGTGACGTGGAGGCTGAGACTATGTACCGCTGCGCTGAGTCGATGCTGTGTGTTGTGCCGGATATATCGCAGTTTAGGGGACAGTGGCTGTGGGTTCGACAGCCGACGCAG GTACCAGTATCGCTAGTGAGGAACGATGGAATCATATACGCGACGGGTCTAACGTTCACGTACACGCCGGAGCCGGGTCCCCGACCGACGTGTCCGCCAGTTGATGACGTCATGCGACCCGAACACGCCTGGCACGATGCACACCGCTTGCCTGACGCGCTGCAGTAG